CATCGAACGGGGCGAAACGCTCGGCCTCGTTGGCGAATCGGGCTGCGGCAAAAGCACCCTCGGGCGCACCATGATCCGGCTGCTGGACGCCACGTCCGGAGAAGTCAAATTCGACGGCCGCGACATCCTCAAGTTCAGCAAATCAGAAATGAAAGAAATGCGGAAGAAAGTCCAGATCGTCTTCCAAGACCCGTACTCGTGCCTCAACCCGCGGCTCAGCGTCGCCGACCTCATCGCTGAACCGCTCATCGTCAACAAAGTGTACAGCAGCAAAAAAGCCATGAACGACAGGATCTTGGAGCTCATGGACACCGTCGGGCTTGCCCGCCGTTTGATCGGCACCTACCCGCACGAACTGGATGGAGGCCGCCGGCAGAGAATCGGCATCGCGCGGAGCTTAGCGCTCAACCCGGACTTCATCGTCCTTGACGAACCGGTATCGGCGCTGGACGTATGCATACAGGCGCAGGTACTGAACCTGCTGTGCCAGCTACAGCGCGACAACGGGTACACGTACGTCTTCATCTCCCACGACCTGAGCGTGGTTAAACACCTGAGCGACCGGATAGCGGTCATGTACCTGGGGTCCATGGTGGAGCTCACCGGGGACAAAGAAATCTTCAAGAACCCGCTGCACCCGTACACCCAAGCGCTGCTGTCGGCCATTCCAATTCCGAAAGTTGGAGTGAAGCGGGAGCGAATCCTGTTGGAAGGTGACGTTCCGAGCCCGGTGAACCCGCCGGCGGGCTGCCGGTTTGCCGGCCGGTGCCGATTCCGGAAGGACATCTGCACGGCTCAGACGCCTGAGCTGAAAGAGGTCGCTCCTAATCACTTCGTCGCCTGCCATTTAGTAAAGCCCTGCAACTAACCATCTTCTCTGTGCGCGCCAGCTTTCGCTGGCGCGCACAGGCGTTGTTTTCCTCGCTTAGGAATAGACCTTCCTGAAAGGAGTTTGAACGACTTGAAACCAACCGTTGATATGGAGTACGTGCTGGGCCTAGGGAAAGAACTGATCGAGATTCCATCCGTCGGCGGCGACTGCCGTCGGGCCATGAACAGAGTTCGCGACGAGTTCACCGCCCTTGGGCTGAAGCCCAAGGAGACCAATAAAGGCGCCCTGATCGCCTCTCAACCCGGCCGGACTCAGAACGGCGGCCGTATCGTTTCGGCCCACGTGGACACGCTGGGCGCGGTAGTCCGCCGAATTGAGCCGAACGGGACGCTTCGCCTTCTGACCGTCGGCGGCTTCTCGTGGAACTGCGTCGAAGCGGAAAACCTGCTCGTTCACACCGCTGACGGGAAAACGGTTGAAGGCTCGCTCATGCCCGACAAAGCGTCGCGGCACGCCTTCGCCGAAGAAGTGACGACCATGGTCAGAGACGACGACCACGTGCACGTCAGGCTCGACGAGCCCGTGCAGACCGCCGAGGACGTCCGCCGTCTGGGCATAGAAGTGGGCGACATCGTCTCGTTTGAGACCCGATTCCGCCGTACGCCTGCCGGTTTCGTCAAGTCCCGCTACTTGGACGACAAAATCTGTCTGGCCTGCTGCTTTGGCGCCATCAAGGCCCTGAAGGACGCTTCCCTGCTCCCGAGCCGTCCGGTACACTGGTACGCGTCCAACTACGAGGAAATTGGCCACGGCGTTTCCGTCATTCCCGACGGGGTCACCGAGTGTCTCGCCGTTGACATCGCCATCGTCGCCGAGGGCAACAACTCGTCGGAGCGGGCCGTGAGCATTCTCGCCAAGGACAGCCGCACGCCATACCCGGTTGACTTCCGGCACCGTCTCCAGAAGCTGGCGCAGGCCGAAGGCATACCCTACCGGGTGGACACGCCGTACCGCTACGGTTCCGACGCCTCCATGGGCGCGCTGGCCGGCTTCGACTTCAACTTTGCCGCCATGGGCCCCGGCGTTGACGCGTCGCACCACTACGAGCGCACCCACATCGACGCCTTAAAAGCCACCTGCGGCCTTCTGATGGCCTATCTTTTGGAGGAGTGAGAGCCATGAATGATTCAAAACTGGTTCAACGGTTTATCCGGTACATCACGACCCCGACGCAGTCGGACGACACGTCGAAAACCGTCCCGTCGACGCCGACCCAGCACGTTTTAGCCAAAATGCTCGGACAGGAGCTCCGGGACTTGGGCCTGTCAGACGTCAAGGTCACCGAACATGCCTACGTGACTGCCAAGCTGCCGGGGAACAACCCGACCGCCCCATGCATCGGCCTGATCGCCCACATCGATACGGCCCTTGAAGTGACCGACGATACGGTCAACCCGCGGATCGTAGAGAACTACGACGGCACGCCGATCGTTCTGGACAAGGGAGGGACGACCGTCCTCTCGCCCGACGCGTTCCCGTCGCTGAAAGACCACATCGGCAGCGACCTGATTGTCACCGACGGCACAACGCTGTTGGGCGCCGACGACAAGGCGGGCATCGCGGAAATCATGACCGCCGTCGAGTACCTGAAGGACCACCCGGAAATCTCCCGGGGCGACGTGGCGGTCTGCTTCTGCCCTGACGAGGAGATCGGGCACGGCGCGTCACTGCTCGACCTGAAGGACTTCGGCGCCCAGTTCGCCTACACCGTGGACGGTACCGGCAGCGACACGTTCAACTGGGAGACGTTCAACGCCGCCCGCGCCGACTACCACATTCAGGGTCTGGCCGTTCACCCGGGCTCTTCCAAGAACAAGATGGTCAACGCCAACCTGCTGGCCGCTGAGCTCATCGACGCGTTCCCGCCCGCGGAAACGCCGTCCCACACCGAGGACCGCGAGGGGTTCTACCACCTGTGCGAGATGACCGGCGGCGTGGAAGAAGCCGAGCTTCACTACATCATCCGCGACCACGACCGGCAGAAGTTCGAGAGCCGCAAGGCCTTCGCCGAGCTGGTCGCCCGCCAGATGAATGAGCGGTTTGGGCGCGAGGTCGTCACAGTCTCCGTGTCCGACCAGTACGCCAACATGGCCGACGTCCTGCGAGAAAAGCCCGAAATCGTCGACACGGCCCTGCAGGCCATGAAAGACTGCGGGATCACGCCTCAAGTGATCCCGGTCCGCGGCGGCACCGACGGCAGCCAGCTGTCGCTCCGCGGCCTGCCCACGCCCAACCTGTTCACCGGCGGCTACAACGCCCACGGCAAATACGAGTACGCGGTCATTCAGTCGATGGAAGGGGCCGTGAAGGTCCTGTGCCGCATCGTCGAGCTGTTTGGGAAACGTTAATTCAGCCCATCAAAAAGAAAAAAGCCCGAAACTTCCGCATAAGGAAGTTTCGGGCTTTTCGTTTTCATCGCCTGTCCAGCCGCTACTTCAGCGTCAGATTGCCGAGGTAGTTAATCTGGCCGTCGCACAGGTCTTCCATGCCGACCAGATCTTTGCGGCCGGCATACAGTTCGTCAGAGACGGAGAGGGCGATCATCGGTTTGAGCTCCAGAAGCCGTTCCCAGATTTTCTGGAAGATCTCGAACCGTTTTTCCTGATCGAGCGTCGCATAGCTGGCGTCGATCATCTCGTCGATTTCCTTGTCGGAGAACCGACAGTTGTTCGACGAGCCGATAGCCTTGGAGTTAAAGAGGCCGTTCCAGAACTTGCCGGCGTCCCGGTTAGTCTGCATGCCCCAAGACGCGAGGAACAGTTCGTGGTCGTTTCTCTTGATTCGGTCGTAGAACACGCCGCCTTCAAAGACTTGAATCTCCACCCTGATGCCAACCTGCGCCAGCATGGACTGAATGACCGTGGCGCCGTTGACCCGCGCTTCGCTGTTGGTAGTCCACAGCGACAGGGTCAAGTTCTTGACGCCCGCTTCGGCCAGCAGCTGCTTGGCCTTCTCAGGATCAAACGGCGCCGGAGCGCTGTTCTTTGGCGTAAAGGTGCTGGCAGGAATCAGCGGCCCGGCGG
This is a stretch of genomic DNA from Jonquetella anthropi DSM 22815. It encodes these proteins:
- a CDS encoding ABC transporter ATP-binding protein, yielding MTEIMKEPAAAPHTPMVEVNHLKKYFKTKRGLLHAVDDVSFSIERGETLGLVGESGCGKSTLGRTMIRLLDATSGEVKFDGRDILKFSKSEMKEMRKKVQIVFQDPYSCLNPRLSVADLIAEPLIVNKVYSSKKAMNDRILELMDTVGLARRLIGTYPHELDGGRRQRIGIARSLALNPDFIVLDEPVSALDVCIQAQVLNLLCQLQRDNGYTYVFISHDLSVVKHLSDRIAVMYLGSMVELTGDKEIFKNPLHPYTQALLSAIPIPKVGVKRERILLEGDVPSPVNPPAGCRFAGRCRFRKDICTAQTPELKEVAPNHFVACHLVKPCN
- a CDS encoding M42 family metallopeptidase encodes the protein MKPTVDMEYVLGLGKELIEIPSVGGDCRRAMNRVRDEFTALGLKPKETNKGALIASQPGRTQNGGRIVSAHVDTLGAVVRRIEPNGTLRLLTVGGFSWNCVEAENLLVHTADGKTVEGSLMPDKASRHAFAEEVTTMVRDDDHVHVRLDEPVQTAEDVRRLGIEVGDIVSFETRFRRTPAGFVKSRYLDDKICLACCFGAIKALKDASLLPSRPVHWYASNYEEIGHGVSVIPDGVTECLAVDIAIVAEGNNSSERAVSILAKDSRTPYPVDFRHRLQKLAQAEGIPYRVDTPYRYGSDASMGALAGFDFNFAAMGPGVDASHHYERTHIDALKATCGLLMAYLLEE
- the pepT gene encoding peptidase T — encoded protein: MNDSKLVQRFIRYITTPTQSDDTSKTVPSTPTQHVLAKMLGQELRDLGLSDVKVTEHAYVTAKLPGNNPTAPCIGLIAHIDTALEVTDDTVNPRIVENYDGTPIVLDKGGTTVLSPDAFPSLKDHIGSDLIVTDGTTLLGADDKAGIAEIMTAVEYLKDHPEISRGDVAVCFCPDEEIGHGASLLDLKDFGAQFAYTVDGTGSDTFNWETFNAARADYHIQGLAVHPGSSKNKMVNANLLAAELIDAFPPAETPSHTEDREGFYHLCEMTGGVEEAELHYIIRDHDRQKFESRKAFAELVARQMNERFGREVVTVSVSDQYANMADVLREKPEIVDTALQAMKDCGITPQVIPVRGGTDGSQLSLRGLPTPNLFTGGYNAHGKYEYAVIQSMEGAVKVLCRIVELFGKR